In the genome of Caldilineales bacterium, the window TGCGCAGGTCCTGCCAGGTGATGGCGTCGACGATCGGCCGGCCGGTCTCGGCGTCCCAGCTGAAATCGGTGTCGCGCTGCGAGGCGATGCCGATGGCCGTGATCTCGTGCGCTCTGACCCCGGCCTGATGCAGGGCCAGAGCGATCGCCTGGCGGGCGCCATCGGCCACAGCGACGGGATCCTGTTCGGTCCAATCGGGTCGAGGGTGCAGCCGGGTGAGAGGGATGTAGCCCAGGCCCAGCCGCTTGCCTGCTTCGTCCATCAAATAGGCTTTGGTGCCGCTCGTGCCCTGGTCAAGCCCCAAAAGTAGCGTCATGGTCAGTAACGGAAGGCCCTGGTAGATAAGTAGGCAGGTAGATAAGTAGACAAGTAGGCGGTTCAAGGGCCACAAATCTGTTCAGGTGCGAGGCGTTTTGAGCGACTTCACCTTCTGCGTCTTTTCACAGTTCTTTGCTCATTTTCCGGCTAAGGGTTCGGTAGCCGAGGCTTTCGTAAAAAGAAAGCGCTGTCTGGTTGAATTCATAAACATTCAACTCGATGGCGGTGACGCCTTCGGCGATTGCCCAGTCCTGCACACTGTTCATCAGTGTTCTACCAATGCCGCGATGCTGGAACTCCGATTTCACCATGATGCTATCGACCACGGCGTAACGCCGGGGGACGAAAAGAGGCAAATCTGGGGCCACTCGGAGCAGTGAGTGCGCAAAACCAACAACTTCCTCGCCTACCGCCGCCACGAACAAGGCGATCATCTCATCATCGATCAAGGCCAGGAAGTAATCGCGTTCGAGCGCCGCGCCGGCTGGCTTTTGGAACAGGTGAGGGAGATGGTCGCGATGCAGAGCATCGATCTCGGCGAACAGATCGCACAAGCGGTCATAATCGGCAGCTGTGGCCCTACGAACATTGACTTCCATTCTTCACTCCGCACCTGGGGGTGCTGACTCCGCTGGGGCCGCACCTGGGGGTGCTGACTCCGCCTCGACTTGTCTACCAGTCTACCAGTCTACCTGTCTACCTGTCTACTCCTTCAACCAACGCGCTCAAATCGTCGATGATGTAGGTTGGGCGGATGGGCGAGGCGGCGGCAGCGGCGGCGCTGGTGGCCCCGGTCAGTGTCAGGGCCGCGGCCATGCCGGCGTCGAGGCCCATCTGCACATCGGTTTCCAGGCGGTCGCCGGTCATCAGACAGCGTTCGGGAGGGAGATGGAGGAGGACCAGGATGGCCGCAGCCATGTACGCCGAGGGTTTGCCGACGATGGCCTCGACGCGGGTGTTGGTGCAGGTTTCGATGGCGGCGATAACGGCGGCGGCGTCGGGCTGGCCGCCGGTGGGGGTGGCGGGGGTGGTGGGGACGGGGCAGTAGCGATCGCCGTTGGTGGCGAAGAAGTGTGCGCCCTGTCGGATGGCGTCGAAGGCGATTTGCAGTTTCCAGTAGGCGAAGGTGCGGTCGAAGCTGGCGATGACGGCGTCGATCTGCCCTGGCTGGACGGTTTCACCGTCTGCCGCCTGGCTGATCCCGAATCCGGCCGCGCGCAGTTCCTGGTGCAGCGGTTCCTCGCCCACGACGAAGAGCCGTGCGCCCGGCATCCGCCGCCGGAGGAAGTCGGCCATCACCACCGATGAATTGATGATGTCGGCGGGCGGGGTGGGGAGGCCAAGCCGGGTGAGCTTGGCGGCGTAGTCGAAACGGCTGTGGGTGGGGTTGTTGGAAAGGAAGACGACGCGCTTGCCAAGTTGGCGCAGCCTGGTCAGGGTCGCGAAGGCGCCGGGGAGCAGGGTGTCGCCCAGGTAGATGGTGCCGTCGAGGTCGAAGATGTAGCCGTCGTAGAGCGGGATGCCGGGCCTAGTCCGGCCGGCAGGGTGTGCGGTGCTCATGCCAGCGGGACGATGTGGACGCTGCGCGGGGCGACGGTGACGGAGCGGTGGGCATGGGCGCCTGGTTCCATCTGCACGACCCGCTCGGCGTCGTCGAAGTTGAGGAGCATCAGGTAGGGGCCGCGCTGACACGCCATCACGCCGCCGGGCAGTGATGCGACCGGCGAGCGCAGGCCGATCTCGGCCGACAGATGGGCGAGGAGGGCTTTGGCCTGCTCGACAGCGGGGTAGAAACCCAGGTAGAGACAGCGCCCGCGGCCAACGGTGTTGGCTGTCAGGGCCGGCATATCGGCGAAGGGGCCGCCGGCGAAGCGGACGATGGCTGCGCCCGCCCCGCCCTCGTCTGGTTTCAGCGCCTCGGCCCAGAAACCGGCGCCGCCGCTCAGTCCGGGCAGCGAGGAAGCGAGGGGATAGCTGACGCCGTCGGGCAGCGAGTGCCAGGCGGTGACGGTGGCCCCGGCCAGGGTGCGGAAGACGCCGGGGAGGGGGACGTCGGTGGCGGTGTTGGCGGGCGTCTTGAAGCCGGACCGCACACCCAAGAGCAGGAGGCCGCCGCCCTGGACGAAGTCCGTCAACGCCGCCACCTGGGCCGGGGTGGCGAAGATCTGGGTTGGGGCCGCGACCAGGCGGTAGGGAGTCAGGTCGGCGTCGGGTGGGACGATGTCCACCGCCAGGCCCAGCTGCCGGGCGGCGCGGTAGAAGGTGAAGAGATGGCGCAGGTAGCCGAAATCGCGGCGATGGGGCTGGCTTTGCACGGCCCAGAGGTTGTCGTAGTCGAGCAGCAGGGCGATTGGGGCCGGCTCCAGCGGGCTGGCGGCGATGGTGGCCATCAGATCGCGCTCGCCGGCCATGCTCAGGATGTCGCCATAGCCGACATCAGGTGAGGCGTCGTGTTTGAGCAGGCCGGAATGGTGGATTTCGTGGCCGTAGAGACAGGCGCGCCAACGGAAGTAGACCACCGCCTCGGCGCCGCTGGCAAGGGCGTGCCAGGTCCACAACCGCACGGCGCCCGGCCGCACACCGGGATTCACCGCCCCCCAGTTGATGTGCCCGGCCTGCTGCTCCATCACCCAGAACGGGGCCTGTTTCAGCCCCCGGGTGAGGTCGTGGCAGAAGCCGGTGACGTAGGGGTCGCCCACATCGTGGGCAAAGACGGGGCGAGCTTCATCGCTGCGGTAGAGCGCCGGCGCATTACGCTCGGCATAGCCGGTGGGGTACGAGTCCCAGGTGACGAAATCGAGCGGCCGGGCCAGGGCGTGGTAGTCGAGGTCGGGGTAAGTCCCCATGAAGTTGGTGGTGATGAACTGGCCGCTGGTGTGTTCGTGCAAGAGGTCGATCTGAAGCTGTTGGTAGGCGACATAGGAAGCGGACGAGAAGCGCCAGTAGTCCAGAACCTGACTGGGGTTGGGTTCGGCGACGGTCAGGATAGGCGGCTCGATCTGCTCCCAGTCGTCGTAGACCTGGCTCCAAAAAACCGTCCCCCAGGCGCGGTTGAGGGGATCGAGGGCGCCGTAGCGACTGCGCAGCCAGCGGCGGAAGGCGGCGGCGCAGTGCGGGCAGTAGCAGCGGGCGGTGTCGTGGCAACCGAATTCGTTGTCGATCTGCCAGCCGATGACGGCGGGATGGCGACCATAGCGGGCCGCCATGGCGGCGACGATGCGACGGCTGTGAGCCTGGAAGTCGGGGCTGTTGGGGCAGTAGTGGCGGCGGGAGCCGAATCGCCGCCGGCGCCCCTGGCTATCCACAGGCAGGATGTCGGGGTGGGCCGCGCACAGCCAGGCGGGCGGGGCGGCGGTGGGTGTGCCGAGGATGAGGCGCAGGCCCTCTGCCGCCAGGGTGTCGATAGCCCGATCGAGCCAGTCCCAGTCGAAACGCCCTTCGGCCGGCTCCATTTGCTGCCAGGCGAATTCGCCGATGCGCACGTAGTCCAGCCCGGCAGCGGCCATCAGGCGAGCGTCCTGCGACCAGCGTTCGGGCGGCCAGTGTTCAGGATAGTAGCAGACGCCGAGTTTCATGGCTTGCCTATTTGTTCGAGCCTAGCGTCAGGCCCTGGATGAAGTAGCGCTGGAGGAAAATGAAGATGAGCAGGGTGGGGAGGGTGGCCAGGAGAGCGCCGGCGGTGATCACTGGCCAGTCGGTGTTGTATTGCCCGCGCAGGGTGGCCAGCCCGGCCGTCACCGGGCGCAGGGCGTCGGAGCGCAGGAGGATGATTGCCCACAGATAGTCGTTGAAGACCCAGGTGAACTCAAGCGTGGCCAGGGCGGCCAGGGCCGGCAGGGTGAGCGGCAACACCATCTGCCAGTAGATGCGCAACTCGCTACACCCATCCACCTCGGCTGCGTCCATGATCTCGTGCGGCACCGTGCGCATGAAATTGCGCAGGACGAAGGTGCAGAAGCCGATCTGGAAGGCGGTATGGATGAGGATGAGGGAGCCGTAGGTGTCGTACAGCCCCAATTTGTTGGTGAGCCTGAAGACCGGCAGCATCAGGATCTGGAAGGGGAGCATGGTGCCGGCCACGAACAGGAAGTAGATCCAAAGGTTGGCCCGGAAGCGGAAGCGGGCGAGGGCGTAGGCGGCCAGCGAGGAGAGGAAGAGCATCCCCAAGAGCGAGGGCAGGGTGATGATGAAGCTGTTGAGCAAGTATTTGGAGACGCGCGCCGCCGTCCAGGCGCGTGTGAAGTTGTCTGTCGTCCATACCCGCGGCAGGGTCCAGAAGCCGTTGCTGGCGATGTCATCCATGGTGCGCAAGGACGTAATCAGGGCGGCGAAGATGGGCAGCAGCCAGAGTATGGTCAGGGCGGTGAGGAAGATGTAGAGAAAGATCTGCTGCGTGCGGCGGCGCTGCTGGGTGAGGGTGAGGCCGCCGGGACGGGGTTGGGCTTGGGCCAGGGTAGTCATGACGTCCTCCTAATATTCCATTTCTTCTTTGACGACGCGCGAAAGATAGAAGCCGATGAAGACAAGACTGATGAGAAAGAGGATGACGGCGATGGCGGCGCCGTAGCCCATGCGATAGTTGTTGAAGGCCT includes:
- a CDS encoding GNAT family N-acetyltransferase is translated as MEVNVRRATAADYDRLCDLFAEIDALHRDHLPHLFQKPAGAALERDYFLALIDDEMIALFVAAVGEEVVGFAHSLLRVAPDLPLFVPRRYAVVDSIMVKSEFQHRGIGRTLMNSVQDWAIAEGVTAIELNVYEFNQTALSFYESLGYRTLSRKMSKEL
- a CDS encoding carbohydrate ABC transporter permease encodes the protein MTTLAQAQPRPGGLTLTQQRRRTQQIFLYIFLTALTILWLLPIFAALITSLRTMDDIASNGFWTLPRVWTTDNFTRAWTAARVSKYLLNSFIITLPSLLGMLFLSSLAAYALARFRFRANLWIYFLFVAGTMLPFQILMLPVFRLTNKLGLYDTYGSLILIHTAFQIGFCTFVLRNFMRTVPHEIMDAAEVDGCSELRIYWQMVLPLTLPALAALATLEFTWVFNDYLWAIILLRSDALRPVTAGLATLRGQYNTDWPVITAGALLATLPTLLIFIFLQRYFIQGLTLGSNK
- a CDS encoding beta-galactosidase; protein product: MKLGVCYYPEHWPPERWSQDARLMAAAGLDYVRIGEFAWQQMEPAEGRFDWDWLDRAIDTLAAEGLRLILGTPTAAPPAWLCAAHPDILPVDSQGRRRRFGSRRHYCPNSPDFQAHSRRIVAAMAARYGRHPAVIGWQIDNEFGCHDTARCYCPHCAAAFRRWLRSRYGALDPLNRAWGTVFWSQVYDDWEQIEPPILTVAEPNPSQVLDYWRFSSASYVAYQQLQIDLLHEHTSGQFITTNFMGTYPDLDYHALARPLDFVTWDSYPTGYAERNAPALYRSDEARPVFAHDVGDPYVTGFCHDLTRGLKQAPFWVMEQQAGHINWGAVNPGVRPGAVRLWTWHALASGAEAVVYFRWRACLYGHEIHHSGLLKHDASPDVGYGDILSMAGERDLMATIAASPLEPAPIALLLDYDNLWAVQSQPHRRDFGYLRHLFTFYRAARQLGLAVDIVPPDADLTPYRLVAAPTQIFATPAQVAALTDFVQGGGLLLLGVRSGFKTPANTATDVPLPGVFRTLAGATVTAWHSLPDGVSYPLASSLPGLSGGAGFWAEALKPDEGGAGAAIVRFAGGPFADMPALTANTVGRGRCLYLGFYPAVEQAKALLAHLSAEIGLRSPVASLPGGVMACQRGPYLMLLNFDDAERVVQMEPGAHAHRSVTVAPRSVHIVPLA
- a CDS encoding HAD-IIA family hydrolase gives rise to the protein MSTAHPAGRTRPGIPLYDGYIFDLDGTIYLGDTLLPGAFATLTRLRQLGKRVVFLSNNPTHSRFDYAAKLTRLGLPTPPADIINSSVVMADFLRRRMPGARLFVVGEEPLHQELRAAGFGISQAADGETVQPGQIDAVIASFDRTFAYWKLQIAFDAIRQGAHFFATNGDRYCPVPTTPATPTGGQPDAAAVIAAIETCTNTRVEAIVGKPSAYMAAAILVLLHLPPERCLMTGDRLETDVQMGLDAGMAAALTLTGATSAAAAAASPIRPTYIIDDLSALVEGVDR